Below is a genomic region from Trichoderma asperellum chromosome 2, complete sequence.
CATTCAAGCCGGGCATTTGTTTCATTCCAGAGGTGCGGATTTCGATAAGCCGGTCTGCCTCAAAGGGCGCCGCAAGATTGTCTAGATATGAGCCTTTCATTGTACTTGTTAATGTTATGAAAGGCAGCAAGGGCGAAAGTTATGCAGAGATGGGAAATCTAAAAGGTGTAAGTGGGCGCTTCGCATGAAGTTTAAGGCTACAGTCTGCGTACTGTGTCTCGGATTTACTCGCACCAAAGGGAAAGCAATGACTAACATCGGCCATCCGAGCTCTTGGACTAGACATGCGCGGCTTTATTTATCTACAGTATTGCCATTTAAATAACGAGTCTCATGCATTAAATCATATGGCCTTGTCATTTTTGGCTTACAAATCTCAGACGCTGGTTGCCAGTGCTACTTTACTCAAAGCTTTCTATCCCGTGCTTTGAACTCTTCAGTTGGCGCACTGTATTCGATTCTTGCGGTTAGTCTATCGAACAAGACTTATCGTTCAATTGGTATCGAGCAATGTACAAATCGAGTCAAGCTTGTAAACATGGTGTAAATTATGACATATCTTATCTTTGTTTAGGTAAAGGCCCAATTGGATTCAAATGACTAGCTGCATCGCCACATAcaagttttctttcttggatATTTTCCAATTCCAACACACAAACTCAAGAGCAAAAATCCAAAGGCATTTGAGGTTTCAGGAAGCCACAACGGTTTCATAATACCGAAACTCCACGAAATCAATATTAATGTACTGAACGTAAGAAGAATCAATTTTTTCTAGCGCAAAATTGGCATTCCCATCATCTCGTTTTGACATTTCCGCGGCATGAAGAAATGCTACCCTgcagggcaaaaaaaaaaaaaaaaaaaaagggttgcATAAAAGTCTAGTAGCGAATCGTGTATAAGGCGAGATACGACAAATTTCGACCAATCGCAGCGTGGGTTCTGTGGTCTAACGGTTAGGACTTTGGATTTTGATGAATGAATCAATTCCAGCAGCGAGGGTTCGACTCCCTCCAGAACCTTTTTTTGCGTCCTTTTTGGGGTTCCTTGTTGGCTGGTAGTGGCGCTAATTTGGCTTACGCTGCGCGCCAACATCCCATCTTCTCTCAACAGAGCAAGAGACTCGATGTTCAACTTGTGTGCCTTTACAGCATATATGCCATTGGGCCATCTCTTTTGACTCATATTACTAGCTCATGAACTGTATAGCATCATCAATTCTTCCTTCTAAAGTCATATTCATCAATCATCGCCATGAGCTGAGCAATAGTGACTAACTCTCAGCATTGTCTTTTGCCAACACGTCGATAACACAGCTGTATGCTCTTCCGTAGTCGCTTCCCTGTGCTCCAACATCGTCAATTCCATCCACACCAATCCGAGAACAGAAATAAGATGCTCCAGAGATCTGCTATACTCAATGACTAAACAAGGCTCTTAACGACCTATTTCCCCGAGGTTAGTCATACCATTGGCTAGACTCTTTGCTTTCAGTAGGGGGATAATAGAATTGCCGGTTTTCGGCCCCGATGTGGACTGCGGGTCGGGATGTGGCTCCGGATACCCCGCGCCGGGTTCCTGGGTGgtgtaagtatatataagataGACAGCTCTGTTGTCAATGGTAAGGGAAGATGAGAAGCCACATCTCATATTTGAGTCGTTTTGTTAAATCTAGACAAATTCAAAGCCACTTCACACACATCAGACACATCATGCGTCTCCCATACGTCGCCGACCCTCCCCCAGTCCAAACCGCTGAAGATGCCGCCATCGTGCAGCGCATCCGCGAGCGCCGCGCTCCACGGCCTCTGCAGGCACTGGATTTGACGCTCCTTCACTCTCCCCCCGTAGCAGACGGCTGGAACTCATTCCTCGGAGCCGTGCGTACCAAGACTTCTCTCGCCGACGATGTGCGCGAGCTGGCCATCTCACGCGTCGCTGTATGCAACAAGGCGTGGTATGAATGGGGACATCACGCGCCACTGGCCATCAAGGGCGGCGTGAGCGTGGATGCCATGGAGGTCGTGAAGAAGGATGTTCTAGGAGAAAGGCCGGAGGGGCTATTGAGTGAGAAGCAATGGGCTGTGCTGGTGTATACGGATGAGATGACGAGAAACGTGCAAGTCAAAGATGAGACCTTTGCGGCGTTGAAGAGGCATTTTAATGATCAAGAGGTTGTGGAGATTACGGCAACGGTGAGTTGATTTCCTTGATCATCTCGCATTATGAGACATGAGAAAAagatagtatttttttttttctttctttctttctttttttttttgtgtgatAAATTGCTGATTCTTACATCTTATAGGTCGCTGCCTACAACTGTGTGAGCAGATTTTTGGTCGCCTTGGATGGTACGTTCAAGTTTCAaactcatcttcatccattgTTTATTCATGCTTTCTTATGTGTTTTGTCAAGCTCTAACGTTGTATAATATAGTTGGTGAAAAGAACGGCACTGTCCCCGGCCCTGTTTCTGAGTTGCCTTCCCATTGATCGATATTCACCATAAGCCTTCACACTCGTAACTGATCATAAAAAGGGGGGTTAAggtagctaaaataaagaaaaagcgtTGATCTGAATAATGACCGTGCAAAGATGTTGCAAATAGGAAGAGAAAATTCAATTAATTATGAATCATGATAGAGGGCAATAAAACTGCGAGGGAGAAGCCTGTGTATGCCCTCTTCGTGAAGCAATAATGTTTTGGTCTACTCTTTAAGCCTGTTGTTGTAACTATAAAAGTCGGGTTCTGACAGACCATTGTTCTGGCTTTGCGTACACGTTAAGACAGGTCTTCTTTCGCCAGCAAAACAAGAAGGTTATGCAAAGCGAGAAGGTTATGCATAATTGATGCAAGGGAAGGCCATCCATCGACGTGTTACACACGTGATGTCCTATTGGTTGGTCAAGCTGTTACACCGGCCTAACATGATTGTCAGGCCATTCCTTAAAGCC
It encodes:
- a CDS encoding uncharacterized protein (EggNog:ENOG41), coding for MRSHISYLSRFVKSRQIQSHFTHIRHIMRLPYVADPPPVQTAEDAAIVQRIRERRAPRPLQALDLTLLHSPPVADGWNSFLGAVRTKTSLADDVRELAISRVAVCNKAWYEWGHHAPLAIKGGVSVDAMEVVKKDVLGERPEGLLSEKQWAVLVYTDEMTRNVQVKDETFAALKRHFNDQEVVEITATVAAYNCVSRFLVALDVGEKNGTVPGPVSELPSH